The following are from one region of the Muntiacus reevesi chromosome 3, mMunRee1.1, whole genome shotgun sequence genome:
- the TAAR9 gene encoding trace amine-associated receptor 9 — MVNNFSQAEAVELCYQNVNGSCVKTPYTPGPRAILYAVLGLGAVLAVFGNLLVIIAILHFRQLHTPTNFLIASLACADFLVGATVMPFSTVRSVESCWYFGESYCKFHTCFDTSFCFASLFHLCCISVDRYIAVTDPLTYPAKFTVSVSGLCIVLSWFFSVTYSFSIFYTGANEEGIEDLVVALSCVGGCQAPLNQNWVLLCFLLFFIPTVVMVFIYGKIFLVAKYQARKIESTASQAQCSSESYKDRVAKRERKAAKTLGIAVTAFLISWLPYIIDAVIDAYMNFITPPYVYEILVWCVYYNSAMNPLIYAFFYPWFRKAVKLIVSGQVLRSDSSTINLFSEEADID; from the coding sequence ATGGTGAACAATTTCTCCCAAGCCGAAGCTGTGGAACTTTGCTACCAGAACGTGAATGGGTCCTGTGTCAAGACTCCTTACACACCAGGTCCTCGGGCAATTCTATATGCAGTCCTCGGTTTGGGGGCTGTGCTGGCCGTGTTTGGAAACTTGCTGGTCATCATTGCCATTCTCCACTTCAGACAGCTGCACACGCCCACTAACTTTCTGATCGCCTCCCTGGCCTGTGCAGACTTCTTGGTGGGAGCGACTGTGATGCCCTTCAGCACAGTGAGGTCGGTGGAGAGCTGCTGGTACTTTGGGGAGAGCTACTGCAAATTTCATACTTGTTTTGACACTTCCTTCTGTTTTGCCTCTTTATTCCATTTATGCTGTATCTCTGTCGATAGATACATTGCTGTGACTGACCCTCTGACCTATCCAGCCAAGTTTACGGTCTCTGTCTCAGGACTATGCATTGTTCTCTCCTGGTTCTTTTCTGTCACATACAGTTTTTCTATCTTTTACACGGGGGCCAACGAGGAAGGGATTGAGGACCTAGTGGTTGCTCTCTCCTGTGTAGgaggctgccaggctccactgaATCAAAACTGGGTTCTGCTCTGTTTCCTCCTATTCTTTATACCCACTGTTGTCATGGTGTTTATATACGGTAAGATATTTTTGGTGGCTAAATATCAAGCCAGGAAGATAGAAAGTACAGCCAGCCAAGCTCAGTGCTCCTCAGAGAGTTACAAGGACAGAGTagctaaaagagaaagaaaagctgcTAAAACATTGGGTATTGCCGTGACAGCTTTTCTGATCTCTTGGCTTCCATATATTATTGATGCCGTGATTGATGCTTATATGAATTTTATAACTCCTCCTTATGTCTATGAGATTTTAGTGTGGTGTGTTTATTACAATTCGGCTATGAATCCCTTGATTTATGCTTTCTTTTATCCATGGTTTCGAAAGGCAGTAAAACTTATCGTAAGTGGCCAAGTTTTAAGAAGTGATTCATccacaattaatttattttctgaggaAGCAGACATAGATTGA